CTGTTGATGCCGAGGGGAAACATGCCCCGCGCTATGCGGTTTATGATGTGGAGTATGATTTGGAGGAGGGTCGACGGTATGACAGCcttatactatactactTTCTACAGTATCTGTTGCGTGAATGACGTCCTGATTGAGGTTTTGCAGGGCGGCTACTGTCTTTATCACCTGGATGCCGGATTCGACTTCGACGCGGGTATGTGTCTATCCTTCCTCGTCTGATTCTCGCGTCATATCGTAGCGGTTTACTGACATTGGTATAGACCCGTATGCTCTATGCCTCCACCACGGAGCAGCTTCGTCGTGCCCTGAATGTCAGGGTCTCCATCCACGCGGACGACCCGCACGATATTGAATGGAAGGCTATCATGAGCCACATGCTGGGTAGACGGATTTAGCTTTAATCTTTGTCTCATAACCGACCATGAACTCGCCAGTCTACACTATCTTTACTCTCTGCAAACGATCAGCCTGTACGATGGAATTTGTTCAAGTCTTCCGAAATGGGACAACCCGCTAATAGTTGCCTTGGCTGAGTCTAGGAATACATCAATAATGACAGCTAATTCTACGCTCGCTGATGATATCATAATGAACAGTATTAATCcggaaagaaagataatgCCCGCTGCAATGCTCCCAGTAGTCAAATTCATAATCCGAAACGCGCCATCAAAGACATTTCGCCCAACTCATTCAACAGTCACTCGTATAATGCACCCAAGCATGAGAATTGCTGACATCTCACAAATAAACCAGCCAGTGAACCACCGCTACTTGGCGGCGCATAGATATTGTGATTGGCTTGGGCTCTTGGGAACTTTGCCGCCGCGTCTTTGTCCCTGCACCATGCGCTTTGGCAGCTGTAGTTCGCGGTGTAAATGTCTTCAAGCGGTGACACTAGGTCTATATTGTAGCTGAACTGCTTCACCGGGTACTTGGATAACGGCTGCTTGCGGTAATAATCAAGGTGTAACTATACTACTGGTTAGCCGATCCCTCTTCAGTACCGAGAAAGGCAAATCGGGAATACCTTCAAGTAGCGAATATGGTTGTCCCTTATTCCAGCGAGCATGCCCACAACGCGTGCCTTTTCAGCAAAGCGAACCTTGACGCGATGGTCGTGAATGTTCTTGGTATCACCAATCTGCGCCTTGCCCCCAGAGGCGTAAATGAATTTCAGCCCAACTAACGCTGTTGCGAGGAAATACGCTTTGGCGGTAACAACCCTGTCTCTGGACCCATCATCCGCTATCCGCtcaaaatataatttttGTACTGCGTCAAATGGGGGGTATTGATTGGGGAGTAAGGTCGACGGCCGCTGGTCCTTCTGGGCTACGACAGCACGGACTCGGTCGAAACAATCGTTCAAGACCCAGAATATATCCGTCTGTTGACCGAGTTAATAACTCTACAACCAATGTTTTCTCAAACATGTACTTACAACTTGCTCCCCCGGTCCAGTTCCGTAGTCGTGTCTTAAGTCTCCATTTGGAAGATCCCAAAGCCCACGTGGAATGAAGGTCATAGCGCGGGAATCGCTCGTCCGGATCCTGATAGCCGAGACTTGCGCCTTTCGGGAGCGGTTTACCCAGACTGTCAGGGATTGTACTTGTGCATTTGGCCCGAGCTTCAAGGTGTCATATGGCTCCATCCATTGTCCTATTATGGATACGCTACTGTCGTCGTACTCGAACTTCAACCCGCAGATGCTATTTGgggctctggatctgcctTCGACGCCGATCGACGCCTGGATTCTTCGCACGCCTGCGAGAGTTGCATGAGTTTGGTAACTACTGCCACCCGGGTAGTCCGTGAGCCTTGAAAGCCCGATATCGTATTCTAGATTTTTGTACACTGCCTCATGTGACATTTTGAACGATACAGGTGGGTTAATGCCCGACGGTTCGGACTTTTGATATTGCAAAGCAATGCGGCCCAATCGATTTCTATGCCGCTAAGTCCaattaatatttcttccTTCAGCGAGTAGGCCGTACATACCTCGTAACCAATCGCAAACCCAG
This region of Aspergillus puulaauensis MK2 DNA, chromosome 5, nearly complete sequence genomic DNA includes:
- a CDS encoding actin-binding ADF family protein (COG:Z;~EggNog:ENOG410PQ05;~InterPro:IPR029006,IPR017904,IPR002108;~PFAM:PF00241;~go_component: GO:0015629 - actin cytoskeleton [Evidence IEA];~go_function: GO:0003779 - actin binding [Evidence IEA];~go_process: GO:0030042 - actin filament depolymerization [Evidence IEA]), translating into MSLLSGVEISNDCLTAYKNLVFTRGAAKPTFIIYRISDDEQSIIVEDTSTEKDYEVFLQKLTSAVDAEGKHAPRYAVYDVEYDLEEGRRAATVFITWMPDSTSTRTRMLYASTTEQLRRALNVRVSIHADDPHDIEWKAIMSHMLGRRI